The DNA sequence GTTTTTTTGTTATGATTACGTCAGAACAATATACGGTGTTCTGACAAACAAACCAAAGATTTCTTACTTTAACCCGATGCTTATTCTTACCTTATCAGCCATCATCGCTATAAATTCTGAATTAGTAGGCTTGCCTCTATCATAATTAACCGTATAGCCAAACAAAGAATCCATAGAATCATTATTACCTTTCGACCAGGCCGTTTCTATAGCATTTCTGATAGCACGTTCTACTTTTTGAGGTGTGGAACTGAATTTCATTGCTACTGAAGGATACAAAACTTTTGTTACCGAGGTAAAAGCTTTTGAGTTGTTAACAGACTGAATTATTGCTTCCCTTATATACTGATAACCTGTCATGTGGGGCGATATTCCTACGTCCCTCATAAGGTTTGTAACCTCAGCTTCGAGATTATTACCAGGTTCTCCGCCTGCACCCTTAAGAGCAGGATTCTTCAGCAGTGTGTTTTGAGTAAAATACACTGTATGCTTTTCTTTATATACCTGACGAATTCTTGAAACCAATATGTCTACATCAAAAGGTTTTACAACATAATACTCAGCTCCTAAAGCTATAGCCTTTTGAATAAACATATCCTGCCCTATTGCCGACAACATAATAATTACCGGTTTATAGGATTTGGACTGCGGCAGCGAAATCTTCTCCAATACTCCTATACCGTCCAGATTAGGCATAATAATATCTAATACCACTACATCAGGTTTTAGAGTTGTTATCATATCATAAGCTTGAAGTCCGTCTCTGGCAACTCCCACTACACGTATATCCTCTTCCCTTTGCATATATTCATTTAGCAGGTTTCCAAAGTCAATATTGTCATCTGCAATCAATACTGAAATTTCATCTTTCATCTAAAACCTCATCCCCCGTAACAGCAATAATAGTCAATGTGGCAAGCAAGAAGCTCATTCTTTAACTTAAAACACGCTTGCTTTATAGTTTACAGTATTTCTAAAACCACACTAGATATATTCGATAAAAAAACTTATTTTCCTCTAAAAATGTCGTATAGTGTAAACAACACATCTACTTTATCGTAAACATTTATAGCCTGATAACCAAATTAGCCAAGTTCATCCAGACAGACCTCACTGAAATACTCTAACTACATAGTTTTATTAACTTCACTTGTTATTTCCATTATTTCCTCTGCTATTTTTTCCACACTTTTTCCGGAACAGTCTAAAACAATATCTGCATACCTCTCGTACAAGGGGGTCCTCTCAGTATAAAGATCAAAAAAACTCTGACCGTTTGTCCTTGCAAATCTTCTTCCTGCAGTAATCCTGCTTTCGATTTCAATGTACTCTAGTTTTAAATAAATCACAATTCCACTGTTTTTTAGGTGTTCCATGGACCCTTTGCCATAAACTACACTACCCCCGGTAGCTATAATGCAGTTGCTTAAGTCAATCGTAGTAACAACTTCCTCCTGGATATCGAGAAATCTCTGAAGACCCTCGGTATTTACTATATCTCTTAGTTCTCTATTCTCCCTTGACTTGATTAAGAAGTCGGTATCAACAAAATCCCGGGCCAGGACTTTGGAAAGGTGCTTGCCTATAGTACTTTTACCTGAACTGGGCATACCTATAAGGATTATATTCTTATTTCCCATGGATACCCTCCTCAATAAGTTTAATGTTTCCACCACAGGCTCTGATATATTCGACAAACTCCGGAAATGTAACACTCATCGCCTCTGCTGTATCTATAACTGTTTCATCCTCAATGTTTAGTCCTGCTATCGCAAGAGCCATTACTATGCGGTGATCATCATGTCCTCCTACACGGCACCCTCTTAGCTTACTACTTCTTATCACCAGTCCATCAGGCAGCTCCATGATATCCGCCCCCATTCTCTTAAGTTCTTCACACATCACATGTATTCTGTCCGTTTCTTTCATTCTTGCCTGAGGAACATTAACAAGCCTTGTTTCACCATCAGCAAAACAACCTGCAACAGCCATTGCCGGGAGTGCATCAGGAATTGAATTCATATCAATTTCCCTACCCTTTAGCTCCCCACCTTTAATAATAACCTCACCGTTTTCATACCGGACTTTTGTGCCCATGCTTTCAAGTATTGACAAAACAGACTTATCCCCTTGCGGATCAGTCATGTCAAGGTTTCCGAGCTTAAACTCCGAACCCGATATGGCAGCAAGCACCATGAAGAAAGTAGCTGATGAAAAGTCA is a window from the Clostridia bacterium genome containing:
- a CDS encoding shikimate kinase; this encodes MGNKNIILIGMPSSGKSTIGKHLSKVLARDFVDTDFLIKSRENRELRDIVNTEGLQRFLDIQEEVVTTIDLSNCIIATGGSVVYGKGSMEHLKNSGIVIYLKLEYIEIESRITAGRRFARTNGQSFFDLYTERTPLYERYADIVLDCSGKSVEKIAEEIMEITSEVNKTM
- the spo0A gene encoding sporulation transcription factor Spo0A, with product MKDEISVLIADDNIDFGNLLNEYMQREEDIRVVGVARDGLQAYDMITTLKPDVVVLDIIMPNLDGIGVLEKISLPQSKSYKPVIIMLSAIGQDMFIQKAIALGAEYYVVKPFDVDILVSRIRQVYKEKHTVYFTQNTLLKNPALKGAGGEPGNNLEAEVTNLMRDVGISPHMTGYQYIREAIIQSVNNSKAFTSVTKVLYPSVAMKFSSTPQKVERAIRNAIETAWSKGNNDSMDSLFGYTVNYDRGKPTNSEFIAMMADKVRISIGLK